One segment of Mastomys coucha isolate ucsf_1 unplaced genomic scaffold, UCSF_Mcou_1 pScaffold23, whole genome shotgun sequence DNA contains the following:
- the Kdm4d gene encoding lysine-specific demethylase 4D has translation MPGGLALGCSASLTKAAPITCKEAVCRFGSITATAGRFYSFFKIPFLNPVHILEFGVYIEAMKTKSTCAQNPNCSIMIFRPTTEEFNDFDKYIAYMESQGAHRAGLAKVIPPKEWRARQSYDNISNILIATPLQQVVSGQAGVFTQYHKRKKGMTVGEYRELANSKKYQTPPHLDFEDLERKYWKNRLYESPIYGADVSGSLFDGKTQQWNVGHLGTIQDLLEQECGIVIEGVNTPYLYFGMWKTTFAWHTEDMDLYSINYLHFGEPKTWYAVPPEHGRRLERLARELFPGSSQGCQAFLRHKVALISPTVLKENGIPFGRITQEAGEFMVTFPYGYHAGFNHGFNCAEAINFATPRWIDYGKVASQCSCGEARVSFSMDAFVRILQPERYELWKRGQDQAVVDHTETVGPTSQDLTTWRVTQAPRKTWGLKDLRLRQVSSSLLPGVTNSNIPCNIQVCHTAKQPSDVKGDEVQKSDIAPPHPLSLSSSGHMSTGRRGLGRRPCELGVQESPSGAPVKRRLPAGRDDTSPSPELQSQSMNGDLIVNSGLVNPSPRSPSP, from the coding sequence ATGCCCGGAGGGCTGGCTCTGGGTTGCTCAGCAAGCCTAACAAAAGCTGCTCCCATCACATGCAAGGAAGCAGTCTGCAGATTCGGCTCCATCACAGCCACAGCAGGtcgtttttattcattttttaaaatccccTTCCTCAATCCTGTGCATATATTGGAGTTTGGTGTTTACATTGAAGCTATGAAGACTAAGTCTACCTGTGCTCAGAATCCAAATTGCAGCATAATGATATTTCGTCCAACCACAGAAGAGTTTAATGATTTTGACAAATACATTGCTTACATGGAATCCCAAGGGGCACACCGAGCTGGACTGGCCAAGGTCATCCCACCAAAAGAATGGAGGGCCAGGCAGTCTTATGACAATATCAGCAACATCTTAATAGCAACTCCCCTGCAGCAAGTGGTCTCTGGGCAGGCAGGCGTGTTCACCCAGTACcataagaggaagaaaggcaTGACAGTGGGGGAGTACCGTGAGCTGGCCAACAGCAAAAAATACCAGACCCCGCCACACCTGGATTTTGAAGATTTGGAGAGAAAATACTGGAAGAATCGCCTGTATGAGTCACCCATTTATGGTGCTGACGTCAGCGGCTCCCTGTTTGATGGAAAGACTCAACAGTGGAACGTGGGCCACCTGGGAACAATTCAAGACCTACTGGAACAGGAATGCGGCATAGTGATTGAGGGTGTCAACACGCCCTACCTGTACTTTGGAATGTGGAAGACCACCTTCGCGTGGCACACGGAGGACATGGACCTGTACAGTATCAACTACCTGCACTTTGGGGAGCCCAAGACCTGGTATGCTGTGCCCCCTGAGCATGGCAGGCGCCTGGAGCGCCTGGCCAGGGAACTCTTCCCTGGCAGCTCCCAGGGCTGCCAGGCCTTCCTGAGGCACAAGGTGGCGCTCATCTCACCCACCGTGCTCAAGGAGAATGGCATCCCCTTTGGCCGCATCACCCAGGAGGCTGGGGAGTTCATGGTCACTTTTCCCTATGGCTACCACGCGGGCTTCAACCATGGCTTCAACTGCGCAGAGGCCATCAATTTCGCCACCCCAAGGTGGATCGACTATGGCAAGGTGGCATCTCAGTGCAGCTGTGGGGAGGCCAGGGTGAGCTTCTCCATGGATGCCTTTGTGAGGATCTTGCAGCCTGAGCGATATGAGCTATGGAAACGCGGCCAAGATCAGGCAGTTGTGGACCACACAGAGACTGTGGGGCCGACCAGTCAGGACCTCACCACCTGGCGGGTGACCCAAGCACCAAGAAAAACTTGGGGCCTGAAGGATCTCCGGCTTCGCCAGGTCTCAAGCTCTCTTCTGCCTGGAGTCACGAACAGTAACATTCCTTGCAACATCCAGGTGTGCCACACTGCCAAGCAACCATCAGATGTGAAAGGTGATGAGGTCCAGAAGTCTGACATAGCCCCACCACATCCTCTGAGTCTATCTTCTTCTGGTCACATGTCAACTGGAAGACGTGGTCTTGGTCGTCGCCCTTGTGAACTAGGAGTTCAGGAGTCCCCCAGTGGAGCTCCAGTCAAGAGGCGACTTCCAGCAGGCAGAGATGACACAAGCCCCAGCCCAGAGCTTCAGTCCCAGTCCATGAATGGAGACTTAATAGTCAACTCAGGACTTGTGAACCCTAGTCCACGCAGTCCCAGTCCATGA